One window of Trifolium pratense cultivar HEN17-A07 linkage group LG5, ARS_RC_1.1, whole genome shotgun sequence genomic DNA carries:
- the LOC123886483 gene encoding uncharacterized protein LOC123886483, with translation MGLGVTPSKKANPPKEGRKTSTPAKKAVKFGPPRSASKVTTSGKEKKNLKRKEPVSSESEFEEEIVKTTTGGSSRKTVKGRKVPLNVPSAPLDNVSFHFEDGPTRWKFVFNRRLSVERNLSKDFLKCKELMELISAAGLMKTVKALGVCYEKLVKEFLVNIGEDCNDPTSHEFRKVFVRGRCVNFSPSVINQYLGRSIDEIADMGVSQDEVCKTIIGNFVQAWPKKNNLSATRLTAKYALLNKIAAANWVPTTHSNSVATGLARFIYAVGTKTSFAFGSYIFEQTFKHAKSLAHPDICTPADVPCAREADLSFDYRLFEGSHAADIVGPSSKKSADTSSKKQMIADLKETSKALEERKLSLDRVIQALEAEVAEEGGMQGDGASGEQVQVEDSDESTFI, from the exons atgggtttgggtgttacacctAGTAAGAAGGCTAACCCACCAAAGGAAGGGAGGAAAACCTCAACCCCTGCCAAGAAAGCTGTGAAGTTTGGACCACCTAGAAGTGCCAGCAAGGTCACTACTTCTggcaaagaaaagaaaaacttgaaaaggAAAGAACCTGTGTCTAGTGAGTCTGAATTTGAAGAGGAAATTGTCAAAACCACAACTGGTGGATCTTCAAGAAAAACTGTAAAGGGAAGAAAAGTACCATTGAATGTGCCCTCTGCACCTCTTGATAATGTTTCCTTCCACTTTGAAGATGGTCCAACCAGGTGGAAATTTGTGTTTAATAGAAGACTTTCAGTAGAGAGGAATTTGAGTAAAGACTTTCTAAAGTGCAAGGAGCTTATGGAATTGATCAGTGCTGCGGGCTTGATGAAAACAGTGAAAGCCCTTGGGGTGTGTTATGAAAAGCTAGTCAAAGAGTTCTTAGTGAACATAGGAGAAGACTGCAATGATCCCACAAGCCATGAGTTCAGAAAAGTCTTTGTCAGAGGAAGGTGTGTAAATTTTTCCCCATCTGTTATCAACCAATACTTGGGAAGATCAATAGATGAGATTGCAGATATGGGAGTTAGTCAGGATGAGGTATGCAAGACCATTATAGGAAACTTTGTACAAGCATGGCCAAAGAAGAACAATTTGTCTGCAACAAGACTGACTGCAAAATATGCTTTGTTGAACAAGATAGCTGCTGCTAACTGGGTGCCCACCACTCATTCAAATAGTGTGGCAACAGGTTTGGCCAGGTTCATTTATGCAGTAGGCACAAAAACCTCTTTTGCTTTTGGTTCTTACATCTTTGAGCAAACATTTAAACATGCTAAGTCACTTGCT CATCCAGATATATGTACTCCTGCTGATGTGCCTTGTGCTAGAGAGGCAGATTTGTCTTTTGACTACAGGCTGTTTGAAGGGTCACATGCTGCAGACATTGTTGGACCATCTAGCAAGAAATCTGCTGACACCTCGAGCAAGAAGCAGATGATAGCTGATCTAAAAGAGACCAGCAAGGCTCTGGAGGAAAGGAAGCTATCTTTGGATCGTGTGATACAGGCCTTGGAGGCTGAAGTTGCTGAGGAAGGAGGAATGCAAGGTGATGGTGCTTCTGGTGAGCAAGTACAagtggaggactctgatgaaagtacctttatttga
- the LOC123886484 gene encoding fasciclin-like arabinogalactan protein 11 — protein sequence MKAHIVREYLSPDFLRALNTYSLPTLASEIMGTSMYHLNILVGGTSAVKITTGVVEVVVKGAVYSEYLIAIYVVSKVLLPIEMFGSSDVPPPPPCRSPPPLRSG from the coding sequence ATGAAGGCGCATATTGTGAGAGAATACCTTTCTCCTGACTTCCTCCGCGCACTGAATACGTACTCCCTTCCCACCCTTGCAAGTGAAATCATGGGAACTTCCATGTATCACCTTAACATCTTAGTGGGCGGCACCTCTGCAGTGAAGATAACCACGGGTGTTGTTGAGGTCGTAGTTAAGGGAGCAGTTTATTCGGAATATCTCATTGCCATATATGTCGTCTCAAAGGTTTTATTACCTATTGAGATGTTTGGCAGTAGTGATGTTCCTCCCCCTCCTCCTTGTCGTTCTCCTCCTCCTCTTCGCTCGGGATAG
- the LOC123885488 gene encoding transcription factor GTE1-like — MAHNSVENLNRYNHIVYGLQEQVHKLEKQIKEVEQFYQSTADALQNGFQSKDEKPPKMPLKRASEEMQNEVMRHFSKILTEITQHKWVWPFLEPVDVKGLGLHDYYQVIKKPMDFSTIRRKIKAKDHSRYKNVREIYEDVRLIFMNAMTYNNEKDDIYVMAKTLLEKFEKKWLNLLPKVDKAESELSKEEADEQLNKKLAQEATYANRATGLSAELSKVETALRNLKSTLISQCRKLSGPEKIILVNGFAQLSEDNLTKALQIIIENDPNFKPTDEIPILDIEAQSDYTLWRLYMLVKQTLDEGKNLISHEDSMEENKHNAKRRKIE, encoded by the exons ATGGCGCATAATTCAGTTGAAAATTTAAACCGCTATAACCACATTGTCTATGGACTTCAGGAACAAGTTCATAAG CttgagaagcaaataaaggAAGTTGAACAGTTTTACCAATCCACTGCTGATGCTTTACAGAATGGTTTCCAAAGCAAAGACGAGAAGCCTCCTAAGATGCCGCTGAAACGTGCTTCAGAAGAAATGCAAAACGAGGTCATGCGTCATTTTTCCAAAATATTGACTGAG ATAACTCAGCACAAATGGGTGTGGCCGTTTTTGGAACCTGTAGATGTTAAAGGTCTTGGACTGCATGACTATTATCag GTCATTAAAAAGCCTATGGACTTCAGtactataagaagaaaaattaaGGCTAAGGATCACTCACGTTATAAGAATGTGCGTGAGATCTATGAAGATGTAAGGTTGATTTTTATGAATGCCATGACATACAATAATGAAAAGGATGACATCTATGTCATGGCTAAGACCTTGCTGGAAAAATTCGAAAAGAAATGGCTAAATCTTTTGCCTAAAGTGGATAAGGcg GAGAGTGAGCTATCAAAGGAAGAAGCGGATGAACAATTGAATAAAAAGCTTGCTCAAGAAGCCACTTATGCCAACAGGGCCACGGGATTAAGCGCCGAG CTGTCTAAGGTTGAGACGGCTTTGAGGAATCTCAAATCAACATTGATTTCACAGTGCAG GAAACTGTCTGGTCCGGAGAAAATAATACTCGTGAATGGTTTCGCTCAATTGTCCGAGGATAACCTCACAAAGGCACTCCAAATAATCATTGAGAATGATCCGAATTTCAAACCTACCGATGAAATTCCGATCCTTGACATTGAGGCGCAG AGCGACTACACACTGTGGAGATTGTATATGCTTGTGAAACAGACACTAGATGAAGGAAAAAACTTGATTAGTCACGAAGACAGCATGGAGGAAAATAAACACAATGCCAAAAGGAGGAAAATTGAGTAA